ACTGCCGCGGCGCAAGACCTGGAAAAGGTGACGCTGGCGCTCGATTGGTATCCGAACGCGAACCACGCGGGGCTCTTTCTGGCGCAGGAGCGGGGGTATTTCGCCGAAGCGGGGCTGGAGGTGGAGCTCTACACCCCGTCCGATCCGACCGTGGTGCTGCAAACCGTGGGTGCGGGCCGGGACGACTACGGCATTTCCTATCAGACCGATGTGCTGCTGGCGCGCGCGCAGGAAGTGCCGGTGGTGAGCGTGGCGGCGTTGGTGCAGCATCCGTTGATGGGGGTGATGTCGCTGGCGTCGGCGGGGATCACGCGTCCGGCCGATCTGGCGGGGACCACGGTGGGCTATCCCGGCATTCCGAGCCAGGAAGCGTTCCTGACCACGATGATGGCCAGCGATGGCGCCTCGATCGACGATCTGGAGCTGATCAACGTCGATTTCAATCTCGTGCCGGCGGTCATTTCCGGGCAGACCGATGCGGTGATGGGGGCGTATTGGACGCACGAAACGATTCTGGCCGAGCAAGAGGGCTACCCGGTTTCCATGATGCGGGTGGAAGACTGGGGCGTGCCCGACTACTACGAGCTGGTGCTGGTGACGAACGAGGAAAACGCCGCCTCGCCCCAGGTTCCGGCGTTGCTGGGGGCGATCCAGCGCGGGTATCTGGACGCGATCGCCGAGCCGGATGCCGCCATCGCCGCCATGCAGGCCGCCTATCCGGAACTGGATGCGGAGGTGGAGCTGATCGGCATCGGGTTGTTGAGCGGGGTCTGGCTCGATCCGGAGGGGGCGTTCGGGGTGCAGACGGCGGAGCGCTGGACCGCGTACGCCGATTGGATGAAAGCGTCCGGGCTCATTCCGGAAGATCTGGATCCGGCGCAGGCGTTTGTCAGCTTCGCGCTGCAGGCGCAGGCGAGTCCGGAGGCCAGCCCGGTTGCCGGACCGTAGCCGGGAGGCCGCGCGCCGGACGATAAATGTCACGTTGGCAATCGCTTTGCTAAGCTAGCAGTGGCGGAGCTACCTGCACGAGCCGCTGGCTCGGTGGCAGAATCGAATTTCGGAAGGCGGGAGGGGCATGTTCGACGGATTCAAGAAGTTCATCATGCGCGGCAACGTGGTCGATCTGGCCGTTGCGGTGGTCATCGGCGCCGCGTTCACACAGGTCGTGAATTCGTTGGTGGAAGGGATCATCAATCCGCTGCTGGCGGCGATCGTCGGAAAGCCGAATTTCGACGATCTGACCATCACCATCCGCGATTCGACCATCATGTATGGGACGTTCCTGACGGCGGTGATCAACTTCCTGCTGGTCGCGGCGGCCATTTACTTCATCATCGTCAAGCCGATGAACATG
Above is a genomic segment from Thermomicrobiales bacterium containing:
- a CDS encoding ABC transporter substrate-binding protein is translated as MLACATTPVSRRSLLAAGAAMTAAGAAGRVLRTAAAQDLEKVTLALDWYPNANHAGLFLAQERGYFAEAGLEVELYTPSDPTVVLQTVGAGRDDYGISYQTDVLLARAQEVPVVSVAALVQHPLMGVMSLASAGITRPADLAGTTVGYPGIPSQEAFLTTMMASDGASIDDLELINVDFNLVPAVISGQTDAVMGAYWTHETILAEQEGYPVSMMRVEDWGVPDYYELVLVTNEENAASPQVPALLGAIQRGYLDAIAEPDAAIAAMQAAYPELDAEVELIGIGLLSGVWLDPEGAFGVQTAERWTAYADWMKASGLIPEDLDPAQAFVSFALQAQASPEASPVAGP
- the mscL gene encoding large conductance mechanosensitive channel protein MscL, with protein sequence MFDGFKKFIMRGNVVDLAVAVVIGAAFTQVVNSLVEGIINPLLAAIVGKPNFDDLTITIRDSTIMYGTFLTAVINFLLVAAAIYFIIVKPMNMALDRLNEGKGSPDPDTKQCPECLSEIPVAATRCAHCGISLVGLPPTT